In Erigeron canadensis isolate Cc75 chromosome 6, C_canadensis_v1, whole genome shotgun sequence, the following are encoded in one genomic region:
- the LOC122605528 gene encoding uncharacterized protein LOC122605528, with translation MSQWFRNYKRYERYVRNELVADIEWSSYPTKEELMRVWDFDEDDAENLYNPFQDEDFNRSLDNRLGKLIYEERYIDPEEMMFDKTRYSKTNNVEVNSEVKVNQSDEGVWTGAKFNIDVDKERKQILDLVKQYRKKNEKRKQMFEKIKTEE, from the exons ATGAGTCAATG GTTTCGGAATTATAAAAGATATGAAAGATATGTAAGAAACGAATTAGTAGCAGACATTGAGTGGTCTTCATATCCAACTAAAGAAGAATT AATGAGGGTGTGGGATTTCGATGAAGATGATGCAGAAAATTTATACAATCCATTCCAGGATGAGGACTTCAATCGATCACTTGATAATCGCTTAGGAAAATTAATATATGAGGAAAGGTATATCGATCCAGAGGAAATGATGTTTGATAAAACAAGGTATAGTAAAACTAATAATGTCGAAGTTAATTCAGAAGTAAAAGTCAATCAATCTGATGAAGGAGTTTGGACGGGAGCAAAATTTAATATTGATGTTgacaaagaaagaaaacaaatactgGATTTGGTTAAACAATATCGGAAGAAGAATGAGAAGAGGAAGCAGATGTTTGAGAAAATAAAGACAGAAGAATGA
- the LOC122605441 gene encoding uncharacterized protein LOC122605441 isoform X2: protein MSEKLKSIKFVNAKDEEVQFVYRCVDDKLVKMDFICCFESDVILDYLSDGFTGEVYTEIPSVILEKVNTFCVSRRKTINNFDDDDPILVAKTLHDFDRQFASNQSPYHLAQLMRVRH from the exons ATGTCAGAAAAGCTGAAATCGATAAAATTCGTGAACGCAAAAGATGAAGAAGTGCAGTTTGTATATCGTTGTGTGGACGATAAGCTTGTAAAAATGGATTTCATATGTTGCTTTGAATCTGATGTTATCCTTGATTATCTATCAGATGGATTTACAGGCGAGGTATATACCGAGATACCAAGTGTAATCTTGGAGAAGGTTAATACTTTCTGTGTTTCACGTCGGAAGACCATCAacaattttgatgatgatgatcctatACTCGTCGCAAAAACGTTGCATGATTTCGATCGCCAGTTTGCATCAAATCAGTCTCCCTACCACCTTGCTCAGCTTATGCGT GTTAGGCATTGA
- the LOC122605441 gene encoding uncharacterized protein LOC122605441 isoform X1, which yields MSEKLKSIKFVNAKDEEVQFVYRCVDDKLVKMDFICCFESDVILDYLSDGFTGEVYTEIPSVILEKVNTFCVSRRKTINNFDDDDPILVAKTLHDFDRQFASNQSPYHLAQLMRAAIDLRIKTLLDATLKVIFKKIEGMSADKILKICNVPGFCHKDFQRWHALHTWAYS from the exons ATGTCAGAAAAGCTGAAATCGATAAAATTCGTGAACGCAAAAGATGAAGAAGTGCAGTTTGTATATCGTTGTGTGGACGATAAGCTTGTAAAAATGGATTTCATATGTTGCTTTGAATCTGATGTTATCCTTGATTATCTATCAGATGGATTTACAGGCGAGGTATATACCGAGATACCAAGTGTAATCTTGGAGAAGGTTAATACTTTCTGTGTTTCACGTCGGAAGACCATCAacaattttgatgatgatgatcctatACTCGTCGCAAAAACGTTGCATGATTTCGATCGCCAGTTTGCATCAAATCAGTCTCCCTACCACCTTGCTCAGCTTATGCGT GCTGCTATTGATCTGAGGATCAAAACCCTCTTGGACGCCACACTTAaggtaatttttaaaaagattgagGGGATGTCTGCTGATAAGATTCTCAAGATCTGCAACGTTCCTGGTTTTTGTCATAAAGATTTTCAACGGTGGCACGCTCTTCATACTTGGGCTTACAGTTAA
- the LOC122602748 gene encoding elongation factor 1-alpha-like: MGKEKARVNIVVIGDVDSGKSTTTGHLMYKLGGIDKSVIDGLEKEAAEMDKVSSKYAWVLDKLKAEREKNKTIDNSICKFETTNYYCTVVDTPGHRDYLKNMITGTSQADCALLIVDSTIPNFEIGITTGQTREHILLAFTLGVKQMICCCNKMDATTPEKYSKFRYDEIVKDLAFYLVKYGYNPTKVPFVPISGLEGENMTKRSPQLNWYEGPTLLEALDRINEPKRPCDKPLRLPIHDVYHIGGIGTVPVGRVETGVMKQGMMVTFGPSGLTTEVDSIQMHKEALLEALPGDNVGFNVKNVVVKDLKRGHVASNSKDDPAKEAASFTSHVIIMNHPGQIRKGYAPVLDCHASHITVKFAELLSKIDRRSMSCKELEAEPEFLKNGEAGMVKMIPTKPMVVETFSEYPPLGRFAVRDLRQTVAVGVIRSVDKKDPTG, encoded by the exons ATGGGTAAAGAAAAGGCTCGTGTCAACATTGTGGTCATTGGAGATGTCGATTCTGGGAAGTCAACCACCACAGGCCACTTGATGTACAAGCTAGGTGGAATTGACAAGAGCGTGATTGATGGGCTTGAGAAAGAGGCTGCTGAGATGGACAAAGTATCATCCAAATATGCTTGGGTGTTGGACAAGCTCAAGGCAGAGcgtgaaaaaaataaaactattgaCAATTCAATCTGTAAATTTGAGACCACTAACTATTACTGCACTGTCGTTGACACTCCTGGGCATCGTGACTATCTGAAGAACATGATCACTGGAACCTCCCAGGCTGACTGTGCCCTTCTGATCGTTGACTCAACCATTCCTAATTTTGAAATAGGAATTACCACTGGGCAGACTCGTGAACATATTTTGCTTGCATTCACACTTGGTGTCAAGCAAATGATCTGCTGCTGCAACAAG ATGGATGCCACTACACCTGAAAAATACTCTAAATTTCGGTATGATGAAATTGTCAAAGATTTGGCTTTCTACTTGGTGAAATACGGATACAACCCTACAAAAGTCCCATTTGTCCCAATTTCTGGTCTTGAGGGCGAGAACATGACTAAGAGGTCACCTCAACTAAACTGGTACGAGGGGCCAACTCTACTTGAAGCCCTTGACCGGATCAATGAGCCAAAAAGACCATGCGACAAGCCTCTCCGCCTTCCAATTCATGATGTTTACCACATTGGTGGTATTGGTACCGTGCCTGTTGGGCGTGTTGAAACTGGTGTGATGAAGCAAGGGATGATGGTCACTTTTGGCCCAAGTGGCTTGACAACTGAAGTCGACTCTATTCAGATGCACAAGGAAGCACTGCTTGAGGCATTGCCAGGAGACAATGTTGGtttcaatgttaaaaatgtTGTTGTGAAGGATCTTAAACGGGGGCACGTTGCTTCAAACTCTAAGGATGACCCTGCAAAGGAGGCTGCTAGTTTTACTTCTCACGTCATCATCATGAACCACCCGGGTCAGATTAGAAAGGGATATGCACCGGTGCTTGATTGCCATGCTTCCCATATTACTGTTAAGTTTGCTGAGCTATTGAGCAAGATTGATCGGAGGTCCATGTCTTGTAAAGAGCTGGAGGCAGAGCCAGAGTTTTTGAAAAATGGTGAAGCTGGAATGGTGAAGATGATTCCAACAAAGCCGATGGTGGTTGAGACTTTCTCTGAGTATCCTCCATTGGGTCGGTTTGCTGTGAGAGACTTGAGGCAGACTGTTGCTGTGGGCGTGATTAGGAGTGTGGATAAGAAGGATCCAACCGGATGA